A portion of the Streptomyces sp. NBC_01335 genome contains these proteins:
- a CDS encoding carboxypeptidase regulatory-like domain-containing protein yields the protein MRIPRPFRPGALRIPVRLAVVVSSAMAVVGAGLPLAAAAGAEPAATSTPRSKPSVEQMCDAPRPGRVGCFAMRRTDLGVGRGDVAATATPGGYGPADLWSAYNLPGDGGEGRTVAIVVAYDDPAAESDLAVYRAQYGLPECTTAHGCFRKIDQRGGSDYPPPDSGWAGEASLDMDMVSAAAPGAHILLVEADSDRVEDIFAAVDQAVAQGAQYVSNSYGSAYDPTPGSGEDPAETTDFDAHYNHPGVAMVAASGDLGYGVAYPAASQYVTAVGGTALKRDTGAARGWSESVWHNGYGGTGSGCSAYEPKPAFQSDTGCDTRSVTDVSAVADPLTGVAVYQTYGSDGWGVMGGTSASSPIIAGVYAAADAPAADDYPNAYPYLTPSGLNDVTSGANGNCATSYLCTAGTGYDGPTGLGTPDGLTSFRSYPHGTVSGTVTDTSGAPLPRAVITAGDLRAVTDADGHYSLALPSGSYDLTAAAYGYAGRTTAAVVVTDGGSVTENFALAPVPRQTVTGKVTDSGHGWPLYATVTVDGMPGAPVSTDPYTGTYQLRIPEDRAYTLKVAARYPGYRTVTEDVTVTTSPRTVNFAVPVDVEAATAAGYELRFTGPTEPFDSTTAAPADWDVVEAAGSVGGWEFADPGNRGNHTGGDGAFAVVDSDAAGWGNHQDSSMLSPVHDFSGYTRPQISFDTDYRGYSGQTAAVDVTTDGGDTWTTLWTRTVNWTGHVEIPLTDYAGASSVRVRFHFTGSWGYWWALDNVFVGDRAYAPVAGGLLAGTVTDANTGEGVVGATVTDAPARSATTVATPDDPDLGDGFYWLFSDTVGNHSLTAAKSRYASATRTVRSAPDRTTEAGLALDAGRLTVTPAAVDESLDWGGTGTRKLTVKNTGGAPATLSLHEYPGTSPTGAAPSAQGAPLQVVPGDYAPLREQLDKSGTGSTRSAVAPAVGGDAWKPVADLPTAVSDNAVAVDGGKLYSAYGYTGSDYTSDLYAYDADSGAWSQRASAAEARSKAAMGSIDGKLYAVGGWRTDGSVDARLEIYDPSSDSWTTGASSPKPSAASGNAVLDGELYVIGGCSETGCGTTDVDAYDPSTDSWSERAPYPEPVSWSACGSIAGLLYCAGGTADTPTKHAYAYDPSSNSWSPIADLPTTLWGSAHTAANGELLTVGGRVPDGITNQSFAYDPQANTWSVLPNVSAAVYRGGGAPGFYSVGGVRTSLLGAQPVATAEVLPGYDQVVEDVTWLDVDRSRVTLAPGASAVVAVSLDSTVDEITRPGVYTANLGVGSDTPYRVSAIPVTMHVDPPKNWGAYTGTILGSDGTGGTVPLAGATVRIDGRASSHTLTAAADGTFALWTDARGAPLTVTVSRDGYQSAVAEVKLQKGRTTTGNFTLRKAP from the coding sequence TTGCGAATACCGAGGCCGTTCAGACCGGGTGCACTGCGCATACCCGTACGGCTGGCCGTCGTCGTCTCCTCCGCGATGGCGGTGGTGGGCGCGGGTCTGCCCCTCGCCGCAGCTGCGGGAGCGGAGCCGGCCGCCACGTCGACACCGCGGAGCAAGCCCTCCGTCGAGCAGATGTGCGACGCGCCCCGGCCCGGCAGGGTCGGCTGCTTCGCGATGAGACGCACCGACCTCGGCGTCGGACGAGGCGATGTGGCGGCCACCGCGACGCCCGGTGGCTATGGCCCCGCGGATCTGTGGAGTGCGTACAACCTGCCGGGCGACGGGGGCGAGGGCCGGACCGTGGCCATCGTGGTCGCCTACGACGACCCGGCGGCCGAATCCGACCTGGCCGTCTACCGTGCCCAGTACGGTCTGCCCGAATGCACCACCGCCCATGGCTGCTTCCGCAAGATCGACCAGCGGGGCGGCTCGGACTATCCGCCCCCTGACTCGGGTTGGGCCGGTGAAGCGTCGCTCGACATGGACATGGTCTCCGCGGCCGCGCCCGGTGCCCACATCCTGCTGGTCGAAGCCGACAGCGACCGTGTCGAGGACATCTTCGCCGCGGTCGACCAGGCCGTCGCCCAAGGAGCCCAGTACGTCTCCAACTCCTACGGGAGCGCGTACGACCCCACGCCCGGCAGCGGTGAGGACCCCGCCGAGACCACCGACTTCGACGCCCACTACAACCACCCCGGCGTCGCGATGGTCGCGGCCTCGGGAGACCTCGGCTACGGCGTCGCGTACCCGGCGGCCTCGCAGTACGTGACCGCCGTCGGCGGTACCGCGCTCAAGAGGGACACCGGCGCCGCCCGCGGCTGGTCCGAGTCGGTGTGGCACAACGGCTACGGCGGCACCGGTTCGGGCTGCTCGGCCTACGAACCCAAGCCCGCCTTCCAGAGCGACACCGGATGTGACACGCGGTCCGTGACGGACGTCTCCGCGGTCGCCGACCCGCTCACCGGTGTGGCGGTCTACCAGACCTACGGCAGCGACGGCTGGGGGGTGATGGGCGGCACCAGCGCCTCGTCCCCGATCATCGCCGGCGTCTACGCGGCCGCCGACGCACCCGCCGCCGACGACTACCCCAACGCCTACCCGTACCTCACACCCTCCGGCCTCAACGACGTGACCAGCGGCGCGAACGGCAACTGCGCCACCAGCTACCTCTGCACCGCAGGGACCGGCTACGACGGTCCGACCGGGCTCGGAACCCCCGACGGCCTGACGTCCTTCCGCAGTTACCCGCACGGCACGGTGAGTGGCACGGTCACCGACACCTCCGGGGCTCCGCTGCCCAGGGCCGTGATCACGGCAGGCGACCTCCGGGCCGTCACGGACGCCGACGGCCACTACTCCCTCGCGCTGCCGTCCGGCAGCTACGACCTGACCGCCGCCGCCTACGGTTACGCGGGCAGAACGACCGCGGCGGTGGTCGTCACCGACGGCGGCTCGGTCACGGAGAACTTCGCGCTGGCGCCGGTGCCCCGTCAGACCGTGACCGGCAAGGTCACCGACAGCGGCCACGGCTGGCCGTTGTACGCGACGGTCACCGTCGACGGCATGCCCGGCGCGCCGGTCTCCACCGACCCCTACACCGGCACCTACCAGCTCCGGATTCCCGAGGACCGGGCCTACACCCTGAAGGTCGCCGCCCGGTACCCCGGCTACCGGACAGTGACCGAGGACGTGACTGTCACAACCTCGCCCCGCACCGTGAACTTCGCCGTCCCGGTGGATGTGGAAGCGGCCACCGCCGCGGGTTACGAGCTCCGGTTCACCGGTCCCACCGAGCCGTTCGACTCCACCACCGCCGCGCCGGCCGACTGGGACGTCGTCGAAGCCGCCGGCTCCGTGGGCGGCTGGGAGTTCGCGGACCCCGGAAACCGCGGCAATCACACCGGTGGCGACGGAGCCTTCGCCGTGGTCGACAGCGACGCGGCCGGCTGGGGCAACCACCAGGACAGCTCGATGCTCAGCCCGGTCCACGACTTCAGCGGCTACACCAGACCCCAGATCTCGTTCGACACCGACTACCGCGGGTACTCCGGGCAGACCGCCGCCGTGGACGTCACCACCGACGGCGGCGACACCTGGACCACCCTGTGGACGCGGACCGTCAACTGGACCGGTCACGTGGAGATCCCGCTCACCGACTACGCCGGCGCCTCCTCGGTGCGGGTGAGGTTCCACTTCACCGGCAGCTGGGGATACTGGTGGGCCCTCGACAACGTCTTCGTCGGCGACCGGGCCTATGCCCCGGTGGCCGGCGGCCTGCTGGCGGGTACCGTCACCGACGCCAACACCGGTGAGGGAGTCGTCGGAGCCACCGTCACCGACGCCCCCGCGCGGTCCGCCACGACCGTCGCCACCCCGGACGACCCGGACCTCGGCGACGGCTTCTACTGGCTGTTCTCCGACACCGTAGGCAACCACTCCCTCACGGCGGCCAAGAGCAGATACGCCTCCGCCACCAGGACCGTGCGGTCGGCGCCGGACCGCACCACCGAGGCCGGCCTCGCTCTCGACGCCGGACGGCTCACCGTCACCCCGGCAGCCGTCGACGAATCGCTGGACTGGGGCGGCACCGGCACCCGGAAGCTGACCGTGAAGAACACCGGCGGGGCACCCGCCACCCTCTCCCTCCACGAGTATCCGGGCACCTCGCCTACAGGAGCCGCCCCGAGCGCTCAGGGCGCTCCGCTCCAGGTGGTGCCGGGTGACTACGCACCGTTGCGGGAGCAGCTCGACAAGTCCGGTACCGGGAGCACGCGTTCGGCGGTGGCACCCGCGGTCGGTGGCGATGCCTGGAAGCCGGTGGCCGACCTGCCCACGGCAGTCTCGGACAACGCGGTCGCCGTGGACGGCGGAAAGCTCTACTCCGCCTACGGCTACACCGGCAGCGACTACACCTCCGATCTGTACGCCTACGACGCCGACTCTGGCGCCTGGTCGCAACGGGCCTCGGCGGCCGAGGCCCGTTCAAAGGCCGCCATGGGCAGCATCGACGGCAAGCTCTACGCCGTCGGCGGCTGGCGCACCGACGGCTCGGTCGACGCCCGGCTGGAGATCTACGACCCGTCGTCCGACAGCTGGACCACCGGCGCCTCCTCGCCCAAGCCCTCCGCGGCCTCGGGCAACGCGGTCCTGGACGGCGAGCTGTACGTCATCGGCGGCTGCTCCGAGACGGGGTGCGGCACCACCGACGTGGACGCCTACGACCCGTCCACCGACAGTTGGTCGGAGAGGGCTCCGTACCCCGAGCCCGTCTCCTGGAGCGCGTGCGGCTCGATCGCGGGCCTGCTCTACTGCGCCGGCGGTACGGCTGACACACCCACGAAGCACGCCTACGCCTACGACCCCTCGTCCAACAGCTGGTCGCCGATCGCCGATCTGCCGACCACCCTCTGGGGTTCGGCCCACACCGCCGCGAACGGAGAACTGCTCACCGTCGGCGGCAGGGTGCCCGACGGCATCACCAACCAGAGTTTCGCCTACGACCCGCAAGCCAACACCTGGAGCGTGCTGCCGAACGTCTCCGCCGCGGTCTACCGCGGTGGCGGAGCCCCCGGCTTCTACAGCGTGGGCGGCGTGCGCACCAGCCTTCTCGGGGCCCAGCCGGTCGCCACGGCCGAGGTGCTGCCCGGGTACGACCAGGTCGTCGAGGATGTGACCTGGCTCGACGTCGACAGGAGTCGGGTGACTCTCGCGCCCGGCGCCAGTGCCGTCGTGGCCGTCTCCCTGGATTCCACGGTCGACGAGATCACCCGGCCGGGCGTGTACACCGCGAATCTGGGCGTGGGCAGCGACACGCCGTACCGGGTCTCCGCGATCCCGGTGACCATGCACGTCGACCCGCCGAAGAACTGGGGCGCGTACACCGGCACGATCCTCGGCTCCGACGGCACGGGCGGCACCGTACCGCTCGCCGGGGCCACCGTCCGGATCGACGGCCGGGCGTCGAGCCACACCCTGACGGCCGCGGCGGACGGCACCTTCGCCCTGTGGACGGATGCCCGAGGCGCCCCGCTCACCGTGACCGTGTCCAGGGACGGCTACCAATCGGCCGTCGCCGAGGTGAAGCTCCAGAAGGGAAGGACGACCACCGGCAACTTCACCCTGCGGAAAGCCCCGTGA
- a CDS encoding lytic polysaccharide monooxygenase auxiliary activity family 9 protein, which produces MAQRKNRLVALAAALATLLGGIALTLLGQGSAQAHGVAMSPGSRTYLCWLDAKTSTGSLDPTNPACKAALDESGANSLYNWFAVLDSNAGGRGAGYVPDGTLCSAGNRSPYNFTGYNAARSDWPRTHLTSGATIEVDHSNWAAHPGEFRVYVSKAGYSPSTELGWDDLELIQTVSNPPAVGSPGTDGGHYYWNTTLPSGRSGDAIMFIQWVRSDSQENFFSCSDIVFDGGKGEVTGIRGAGSTPTPTPTSTPTPTPTPTPTPTPTPTPTPTSTPTPTDPHTGCMAVYSVTNSWSGGFQGSVEVMNHDTTARDGWAVKWTPGTGTKVSQVWNGALTTGSDGTLTVKNVDYNRTIPPDGSVTFGFTATSTGNNFPIGSVGCVNP; this is translated from the coding sequence ATGGCTCAACGCAAGAATCGATTAGTCGCTCTGGCGGCGGCGCTCGCGACGCTGCTCGGCGGGATCGCCCTGACCCTGCTGGGCCAAGGCAGCGCGCAGGCCCACGGCGTGGCGATGTCACCGGGGTCGCGCACCTACCTCTGCTGGCTGGACGCCAAGACCAGCACCGGCTCCCTGGACCCGACCAACCCGGCGTGCAAGGCCGCGCTCGACGAGAGCGGCGCGAACTCCCTGTACAACTGGTTCGCCGTGCTCGACTCCAACGCCGGTGGCCGAGGGGCGGGTTACGTCCCGGACGGAACGCTGTGCAGCGCCGGCAACCGGTCGCCGTACAACTTCACCGGCTACAACGCCGCCCGCTCCGACTGGCCGCGCACGCACCTGACGTCCGGCGCCACGATCGAGGTCGATCACAGCAACTGGGCAGCGCACCCCGGCGAGTTCCGGGTGTACGTGTCCAAGGCCGGCTACTCGCCCAGCACCGAACTGGGCTGGGACGACCTGGAGCTGATCCAGACCGTCAGCAACCCGCCGGCGGTCGGATCACCGGGCACCGACGGCGGCCACTACTACTGGAACACGACCCTGCCGTCGGGCCGCTCCGGCGACGCGATCATGTTCATCCAGTGGGTGCGTTCCGACAGCCAGGAGAACTTCTTCTCCTGCTCCGACATCGTCTTCGACGGCGGCAAGGGCGAGGTGACCGGCATCCGCGGCGCGGGCAGCACGCCGACTCCCACCCCGACTTCGACGCCCACCCCGACTCCGACACCCACCCCGACACCCACCCCGACTCCGACGCCCACCCCGACGTCCACGCCGACACCCACCGACCCGCACACCGGCTGCATGGCCGTCTACAGCGTGACGAACTCCTGGAGCGGCGGTTTCCAGGGCTCCGTCGAGGTCATGAACCACGACACGACGGCGCGTGACGGCTGGGCCGTGAAGTGGACGCCCGGCACGGGCACCAAGGTGAGCCAGGTGTGGAACGGTGCGCTGACCACGGGGTCCGACGGCACTCTGACGGTCAAGAACGTCGACTACAACCGGACCATCCCGCCGGACGGCAGCGTCACCTTCGGCTTCACGGCGACGTCGACCGGCAACAACTTCCCGATCGGCTCGGTCGGCTGCGTCAACCCGTAG
- a CDS encoding cellulase family glycosylhydrolase — protein MKRLLALLATCATVLGLTALFSPQAVAAAGCKVDYTFASQWQGGFQAGVKITNLGGPVSAWTLAFTMPDAGQKLVQGWNATWTQSGSTVTAAGLDWNRALATGASVDVGFTGSFTGANPKPAAFALNGVACTGSIGGDPTPDPTPDPTTPGPTTGTPVGINGQVHVCGVNLCNQYNRPIQLRGMSTHGIQWFSACYNDASMDALAQDWKADLLRVAMYVQEEGYETDPAGFTSRVNSIVDMAEARGLYAMIDFHTLTPGDPNYNLARAKTFFASVAARNADKKNVIYEIANEPNGVSWAAIKSYAEQVIPVIRAADPDAVVVVGTRGWSSLGVSDGSSESEIVNSPVNAANIMYAFHFYAASHKDNYRAALSRAAARLPMFVTEFGTVSATGGGALDRTSTTAWLDLLDQLKIGYANWTYSDAPESSAAFQPGTCDGTDYSSSGVLTESGTLLKSRISTSDNFPTS, from the coding sequence GTGAAACGCCTTCTGGCTCTACTGGCGACCTGCGCGACGGTCCTGGGCCTCACGGCCCTGTTCAGCCCTCAGGCGGTGGCTGCCGCCGGATGCAAGGTCGACTACACGTTCGCCAGCCAGTGGCAGGGCGGCTTCCAGGCCGGAGTGAAGATCACCAACCTGGGCGGGCCGGTGTCCGCGTGGACGCTTGCGTTCACCATGCCGGACGCGGGGCAGAAGCTCGTCCAGGGCTGGAACGCCACCTGGACACAGTCCGGTTCCACGGTCACCGCCGCCGGCCTCGACTGGAACCGCGCGCTGGCCACCGGCGCGTCGGTCGACGTGGGATTCACCGGCTCCTTCACGGGTGCCAACCCGAAGCCCGCGGCGTTCGCACTCAACGGCGTCGCCTGCACGGGCTCGATCGGCGGTGACCCGACGCCCGACCCGACGCCCGATCCGACGACGCCCGGCCCGACCACCGGCACCCCCGTGGGCATCAACGGGCAGGTGCACGTCTGCGGCGTGAACCTGTGCAACCAGTACAACCGCCCCATCCAGCTGCGGGGGATGAGCACGCACGGCATTCAGTGGTTCAGCGCGTGCTACAACGACGCGTCCATGGACGCCCTGGCGCAGGACTGGAAGGCGGACCTGCTGCGCGTCGCCATGTACGTGCAGGAAGAGGGCTACGAGACCGACCCGGCGGGCTTCACCAGTCGGGTGAACAGCATCGTCGACATGGCCGAAGCCCGTGGCCTGTACGCGATGATCGATTTCCACACCCTGACGCCGGGCGACCCGAACTACAACCTCGCACGCGCGAAGACGTTCTTCGCGTCCGTCGCGGCCCGCAACGCGGACAAGAAGAACGTGATCTACGAGATCGCCAACGAGCCCAACGGCGTGAGCTGGGCTGCCATCAAGAGCTACGCCGAACAGGTCATCCCGGTGATCCGGGCCGCCGACCCGGACGCGGTCGTCGTCGTCGGTACCCGCGGTTGGTCCTCGCTGGGCGTCTCCGACGGCTCCAGCGAGAGCGAGATCGTCAACAGCCCTGTCAATGCGGCCAACATCATGTACGCGTTCCACTTCTACGCCGCGAGCCACAAGGACAACTACCGTGCCGCGCTGAGCCGGGCGGCCGCCCGACTTCCGATGTTCGTGACGGAGTTCGGAACCGTGAGCGCCACCGGTGGCGGTGCGCTGGACCGGACGAGCACCACGGCCTGGCTCGACCTGCTCGATCAGCTGAAGATCGGCTACGCGAACTGGACCTACAGCGACGCCCCCGAAAGCAGTGCGGCGTTCCAGCCCGGCACCTGTGACGGCACCGACTACAGCAGCAGCGGCGTGCTGACCGAGTCGGGCACGCTGCTCAAGAGCCGGATCAGCACCTCCGACAACTTCCCCACCAGCTGA
- a CDS encoding DoxX family protein yields the protein MGLLDKNRDGVLGLFRVVVGLLFACHGAAALFGVFGGPHGASPRLWEWPGWWAALIQLAGGVLVLVGYGTRASAVLCSGSMAYAYFGTHQATGLLPIENGGEAAAMFCWAFLLIAALGPGRWALDQVLARSDDARTEVPLARH from the coding sequence ATGGGTCTGCTCGACAAGAACCGTGACGGTGTACTCGGACTGTTCCGCGTCGTCGTCGGGTTGCTGTTCGCCTGCCACGGAGCGGCGGCTCTGTTCGGCGTGTTCGGCGGCCCCCACGGCGCGTCCCCGCGCCTGTGGGAGTGGCCCGGCTGGTGGGCCGCACTCATCCAGTTGGCCGGAGGCGTCCTGGTGCTCGTGGGCTACGGCACCCGGGCGTCGGCGGTGCTCTGCTCCGGCTCCATGGCGTACGCCTACTTCGGCACGCACCAGGCGACCGGGCTTCTGCCCATCGAGAACGGCGGTGAGGCGGCCGCGATGTTCTGCTGGGCGTTCCTCCTCATCGCGGCTTTAGGGCCCGGCCGTTGGGCCCTGGACCAGGTCCTCGCACGGAGCGACGACGCACGGACGGAGGTCCCGCTCGCACGGCACTGA
- the ggt gene encoding gamma-glutamyltransferase, translated as MRRPVGRNVSVLAVLAVVASVGAAAPAGSSPRPGPPVKTPVAAGYGGAVASVDADATAAGIEVLRKGGNAVDAAVATAAALGVTEPYSAGIGGGGYFVHYDAKSRTVQTIDGRETAPRTADSSLFLEDGKPLAFNDAVTSGLSIGTPGTPATWDKALDTWGTKSLGTLLKPAERLAHDGFVVDSTFRSQTEGNQERFADFPATAKLFLPGGELPVVGSVFKNPDLARTYEKLGREGVEELYRGDLGEDIVRTVRNPPVDPASGRVARAGDLSTRDLKAYRALKQAPTRVGYRGLDVYGIAPSSSGGTSVGEALNILESTDLTKASQAQYLHRFIEASRIAFADRGRWVGDPAFEDVPTAGLLSQRFADSRACLIRDDAVLTSPLAPGDPSSPTPCATGGTAAPTTYEGENTTHLTAADKWGNVVAYTLTIESTGGSGITVPGRGFLLNNELTDFSFAPANPAVHDPNLPGPGKRPRSSISPTIVLDHGKPVLALGSPGGATIITTVLQTLTGRLDRGLPLVDAIAAPRASQRNAAATEIEPALWDSPLRAQLESLGHVFKLNPEIGAATGVERLPDGRWLAAAEPVRRGGGSAMVVTPSNGRR; from the coding sequence ATGCGTCGTCCTGTCGGACGGAACGTATCGGTCCTGGCAGTGCTCGCCGTGGTGGCGTCCGTCGGGGCGGCAGCCCCCGCCGGATCGTCGCCGCGGCCCGGCCCACCGGTCAAGACGCCGGTGGCCGCCGGGTACGGGGGAGCGGTGGCCAGCGTGGACGCGGACGCCACCGCGGCCGGTATCGAGGTGCTGCGCAAGGGCGGCAACGCGGTGGACGCGGCCGTGGCGACCGCCGCCGCGCTCGGCGTCACCGAGCCGTACTCGGCCGGGATCGGGGGCGGCGGGTACTTCGTCCACTACGACGCCAAGTCCCGTACCGTGCAGACCATCGACGGCCGCGAGACGGCGCCCCGCACCGCCGACTCCTCGCTCTTCCTGGAGGACGGCAAGCCGCTCGCCTTCAACGACGCCGTCACCAGCGGTCTCAGCATCGGCACCCCCGGCACCCCCGCCACCTGGGACAAGGCGCTCGACACCTGGGGCACCAAGTCGCTCGGCACTCTGCTGAAGCCCGCCGAGCGCCTCGCCCACGACGGGTTCGTCGTGGACAGCACCTTCCGCAGCCAGACCGAGGGGAACCAGGAGCGGTTCGCCGACTTCCCGGCCACCGCGAAGCTCTTTCTGCCCGGTGGCGAACTCCCGGTAGTGGGCTCGGTGTTCAAGAACCCGGACCTGGCCCGTACGTACGAGAAGCTCGGCCGCGAAGGGGTGGAGGAGCTCTACCGGGGCGACCTGGGAGAGGACATCGTGCGCACCGTGCGGAACCCTCCCGTCGACCCGGCGTCCGGCCGCGTCGCCCGGGCCGGTGATCTGAGCACCCGGGACCTCAAGGCGTACCGGGCGCTGAAGCAGGCGCCGACCAGGGTGGGCTACCGGGGGCTCGACGTCTACGGCATCGCGCCCTCCTCGTCCGGCGGGACCAGCGTCGGCGAGGCCCTCAACATCCTGGAGTCCACCGACCTCACCAAGGCGAGCCAGGCGCAGTACCTGCACCGGTTCATCGAGGCGAGCCGGATCGCCTTCGCGGACCGGGGGCGCTGGGTCGGCGACCCCGCGTTCGAGGACGTCCCCACGGCCGGACTGCTCAGTCAGCGGTTCGCCGACTCGCGCGCCTGCCTCATCCGCGACGACGCCGTGCTGACCAGCCCGCTGGCTCCCGGTGACCCGAGCTCCCCGACCCCCTGCGCGACGGGCGGGACCGCTGCCCCGACGACGTACGAAGGGGAGAACACCACGCACCTGACGGCCGCCGACAAGTGGGGCAACGTCGTCGCCTACACCCTCACCATCGAGTCGACCGGCGGCAGCGGCATCACGGTGCCCGGACGCGGATTCCTGCTCAACAACGAGCTGACGGACTTCTCCTTCGCGCCCGCCAACCCGGCCGTGCACGACCCGAACCTGCCCGGTCCGGGCAAGCGCCCGCGCTCGTCGATCTCGCCGACGATCGTCCTCGACCACGGCAAGCCGGTGCTGGCGCTCGGATCGCCCGGTGGGGCCACCATCATCACCACCGTGCTCCAGACCCTGACCGGCCGGCTCGACCGCGGTCTGCCGCTCGTCGACGCCATCGCCGCACCCCGCGCCAGCCAGCGCAACGCGGCGGCCACCGAGATCGAACCCGCGCTCTGGGACAGCCCGCTGCGGGCCCAACTGGAGTCCCTCGGGCACGTGTTCAAGCTGAACCCGGAGATCGGCGCGGCCACCGGGGTCGAGCGGCTGCCGGACGGGCGATGGCTGGCGGCGGCCGAGCCGGTACGCCGGGGCGGCGGCTCGGCGATGGTGGTGACACCGAGCAACGGCCGACGTTGA
- the map gene encoding type I methionyl aminopeptidase — MVQLKTDTSIAAMREAGRIVAQMLSAAREASQIGVSLREIDAVAHDVLRDAGAGSPFLHYHPHFAPVPFPAVICASVNDAIVHGVPGGYRLRDGDLVSIDAGATLDGWAGDSAISFTVGRARPADTLLIDTAYAALDAGIAAAVVGNRIGDIAHAIGTVCRAAGYGIPEGFGGHGIGRAMHEDPSVPNEGPPGRGLPLRHGMVLAIEPMLIAGGGDHFRPDQDGWTLRTTDGSRAAHAEHTVAITDDGPRILTAL; from the coding sequence ATGGTGCAACTCAAGACGGATACATCCATCGCCGCGATGCGCGAGGCCGGCCGGATCGTGGCGCAGATGCTGAGCGCCGCACGCGAGGCGTCGCAGATCGGTGTCAGCCTGCGCGAGATCGACGCCGTGGCGCACGATGTACTGCGCGACGCGGGCGCCGGGTCACCCTTCCTCCACTACCACCCGCACTTCGCGCCGGTCCCCTTCCCCGCCGTGATCTGCGCCTCGGTGAACGACGCGATCGTGCACGGTGTCCCTGGCGGCTACCGGCTCCGCGACGGGGACCTGGTCAGCATCGACGCGGGCGCGACGCTGGACGGCTGGGCCGGCGACTCCGCGATCAGCTTCACCGTGGGCCGTGCGCGGCCGGCCGACACCCTGCTGATCGACACCGCGTACGCGGCGCTGGACGCGGGCATCGCGGCGGCCGTCGTCGGCAACCGCATCGGCGACATCGCCCACGCGATCGGCACCGTCTGCCGCGCGGCGGGGTACGGCATCCCCGAGGGGTTCGGCGGGCACGGCATCGGCCGGGCCATGCACGAGGACCCCTCCGTGCCGAACGAGGGGCCCCCGGGGCGGGGGCTCCCCCTGCGCCACGGAATGGTGCTGGCGATCGAGCCGATGCTGATCGCCGGCGGCGGGGACCACTTCCGGCCGGACCAGGACGGCTGGACGCTCCGGACCACCGACGGCAGCCGGGCCGCCCACGCCGAGCACACGGTGGCCATCACCGACGACGGCCCCCGCATCCTGACGGCGCTCTGA
- a CDS encoding PPOX class F420-dependent oxidoreductase — MTLQDFARSEYVSLTTYRKDGTPVATPVWAAADGGTLYVWTRSDSWKVKRLRRTPRVRVTVCDVKGRVAEGAPSAEGTARLVEGADMATVRKALSRKYTWKFWLVDWPAMVVRLGKRPHTGIAVTF, encoded by the coding sequence GTGACTCTCCAGGACTTCGCCCGCAGCGAGTACGTCAGCCTGACCACCTACCGCAAGGACGGCACCCCCGTCGCCACTCCCGTATGGGCCGCGGCCGACGGCGGAACGCTCTACGTCTGGACCCGCTCCGACTCGTGGAAGGTGAAGCGGCTGCGCCGCACCCCCCGGGTCCGCGTCACCGTCTGCGACGTCAAGGGCCGGGTCGCCGAAGGTGCGCCCAGCGCGGAGGGAACCGCCCGGCTCGTCGAGGGGGCGGACATGGCGACCGTACGCAAGGCGCTGTCCCGCAAGTACACCTGGAAGTTCTGGCTGGTCGACTGGCCGGCCATGGTCGTACGGCTCGGGAAGCGGCCCCACACCGGAATCGCCGTGACGTTCTGA